Genomic segment of Gloeocapsa sp. PCC 7428:
GCGATCGCCCAGGGGTGATACTTGTGTTCGAGGGCTTCGATGACTCCATCCGCCGCCCATCCGGTAATGCGCCATTCTGAAGATACAGTACGTACAGCTTGATGATGCCAGGAGACGACATCGACTGCGGTTGTACCGATGATTTGGGCAAGACGACTATCAGCAACCAGATCCACACCGTGTTGAATTGATAATAATTCTTCAGCGCGATGCGTCACGACTTCACCATATTCATCAGGAAGATGGGGAATCAACGTTCCTCCGGTGGCAACTGCAAGCACTTCTAAACCGCGACAAATACCGAGTATGGGAAGATCAGAGGCTAGGGCGGCTTGGGCTAGGGCAATTTCGGCGCGATCACGTTCCAAGTCAACATTATAAATTGTCGGATGCATGACACCGTTGTAAATAGCAGGATCAATATCTCCGCCACCGGAGAAGATCAAACCATCAATTCTTTGCAAGATAATATCACTTGCTACTGGTTCACTTGGAGGAATCAATACTGCTACGCCACCAGCGGCTTTGACGGCTGCTGCATACGAACTAGGTAAGCAATAACTACTCGTTTGAGCGTGTCCTGAGGTTGTGATTCCAATAATCGGAGGCTGTATCATTTCCCAAGTTTAGCAGTTAACATACTGCTCAACCTCCCAGCTTGTCACTTGCGCGTTGTAACTATTCCACTCGTGATATTTAAAATCGAGGAAAGTTTTTGCGGCTTGTTCTCCTAAAGTTTGCATCAATAGAGAATCTTTTTCTAAGCATTGTAGTGCTTCGAGTAAGCTTGTTGGCAGAGTTGGTAAATCAGAAAATTCTAAACCTCGCACAAACATATTTTCATCCAAGCGTTTTCCTGCTGTGAGATGTTTTGCCATGCCTTCCATCCCTGCTGCTAAGATGCCTGCTAAGGCAAGATAAAGATTTGCTGCACCATCGACAAGACGACATTCAAAGCGCCCACCTTCGGGAATGCGGATCATATGCGTGCGATTGTTTCCACCATAAGAGATATAACGGGGACTCCAGGTGCTACCGGATGCGGTTGTTGTTGCCCCAATCCGGCGGTATGAGTTAATCGTTGGGCTACAGAGTGCCGCTAATCCACGACCATGCGCTAGAACACCAGCAAGAAATTCATACGCTATATTTGATAATCCCATTTCTTCAGTGGCGTCGGCAAAGATATTTTGACCGTCATTCCACAAACTCATATGGATGTGTGCGCCGTTTCCAGTGAGTTGGCTGAAGGGTTTGGGCATGAATGTGGCGGTTAAGCCCTGTTGTTCTGCTAGAGTTTTCACCATGTACTTGAAAAAGACATGGCGATCGCACGTCGTCAATGCATCACTATACGTCCAGTTAATCTCAAATTGACCGTTTGCATCTTCATGATCGCACTGATACGGTTCCCAGCCTAATTCTTCCATGTATCCCACGAGTGTGGAAATTAATTTAAATTGCCGCATCAAGTTCAACTGATCGTAGCAAGGTCGTACGGCAGTGTCTTGAGTATCCGCAATTTTGTAACCTTGTTCGCTTTTTTTAAGCAAGAAAAATTCAGCTTCGACTCCGGTTTTGTAGCTGTAACCCAAATTTTCGCACTGTTGCAGCACTTGCTTAAAAATGACGCGCGGCGATGCGGCAAATGGTTCGCCATCTAAGTACACATCACTTGCTAGCCAACCAACATTCGGTTGCCACGGTAGCACAATCAGCGAATTGGGATCGGGTACAGCCGCAATATCATGCGCGTCAGGTCCTAAACCTAGATTACTTGCAAACGGCGCGAAGCAAGCTCCATCGTTTTCTACTGCTGTAATTTTCGCGGCAGGAACGAGTTTAGCACGGGTTCCCCCTAACAGATCGGTGTAAGATACAAGAAAAAAATCGAGTTGTAATTCTTTGGCTAACTCGGCTAGGGCTTTTCCTCGGATCAAGGTTGTCGTCACTGCCGTTACTCCCAATTGCTCTGTCTCCGAGTAAACCAAACTTGTTATGACAGATTTGTAGCTGTTGATACTGTATTAGTTGAAGGTTTTTATGAAGGGAAGCAGGGGTGTAGGGGAGAATAAATAATTACGAATTGGTATAAGTCACTTAAGCTAGAAGATAAATAACGATGAGCTAATGGCGTACTATGAATTTGTGCCTGCGATCGCACTTGCAGATGACATTGATGCCTTTTGGTACTTTCCCCAAAAAGAAATTCCCCATTGCCATCGCGTGTTACCGGACGGATGCATAGATCTGATTTTCCGCTTTCAGCGTTCAAGCTGGGGAGGTGGAATAACGAACCCACTTCTAACAGTTTATGGTCCCACAGACCGCTTTAAATTAGTCAATATTGAACCTTGTACCACTTTTATCGGAGTTCGCTTCAAGCCAGGTATAGCAGCTAGCTATTTAGGATTAAGCGCTGTGTCATTGTTTCAGCAAGAGGTTATGGCACAAGAGTGTTCTGCGCGGTTTGTCAATATGTTTGATAGACTTTGCGAGTGTACTTCGGTTAAGCAGGCTTTGAGTATTTTCCAAAATGCAGTCTTGAAGCTAAAAATGACGACTGTTGATGATGTTCCTAGGCGTGTTCGCGAAGCTGTAAAACTCCTTTGTGCCAATGAACGACAAATGCAGATATCTGATGTAGCATCTGTAATTGGTGTGAGTGAGAGAACACTGCGACGCGACATAGTTGCATCAGTAGGATTATCACCCAAAATGTTGGCACAGATACTGCGATTTCAAAGCGCGATCGCGCTGTTACGTTCCAAAAAGCAACTGAGTTTGTGCAACATTGCACTACAGAATGGTTATGCGGATCAATCACATATGACACGTGAATTTCAGGCTTTTTCTGGTTTGTCACCAACTGCTTTTATTCAGCAATAAATATTTTCGGTGTCCGATTTCTTCAAGACAGTTTCACTGTTGCTGAAGCAATATATGAATCGTTAAGCAACTTGACTCGTATCAACCCCCTAAATTCCCCATACATGGGGGACTTTGAAAGGTAAGGAATTTAACTGTAATGAAGTTTGGATATACAATTTTTTATGTGCCAGATGTATCTGCTGCTGTTAGTTTTTATGAGCAGGCTTTTGGATTATCGCGCCGTTTTGTGCATGAGAGTTCGCAGTATGCAGAGATGGAAACTGGTTCGACAATACTTGCCTTTGCTTCAGAAGAGATGGCTAAAAGCAATGGTTTAACGATAACTCCTCACCGTTTAGAGAATAACGCGGCTGCTGTGGAAGTGGCATTTATCACTGAGACAATTGAGGAAGCTTTTAACCAAGCAATCAAAGCTGGTGCAGTAGCAGTTAAGCCAATAGAAGTGAAGCCTTGGGGACAAACCGTAGGCTATGTGCGTGACTTGAATGGAGTTGTTGTCGAGTTGTGTACGCCAGTTTTGTGATGATATCAAACTCTAGTTCACAACTTTGCCAGAATTGGTGTTGCCAATGCATCTTTGCAGTAATCAGCAAAAAAAGAGTGCGATCGCTCGATAATACTCTTACCGAATTAATTCAAGAAAATAAGCTAGCTAAAATTTGGCAGCGCTGGATTCCTAAAAAAGAATTTCCCATACAATTTTGAGTAGATACCAATGCAAAGCAAAGAGGGCGATCGCGATGAATCGTACCGCAAATCAACTTAGCCTCCAAGAGTTTCTGTCTCTACCAGACAGCGATCGCTACGAGTTGGTGGAGGGACAGCTTAAACCCAAAATGTCACCCAAATACAAACATTCGACGTTGCAACTACAGCTATTAATAGCATTAAACCAATGGTGCGAGCAACAAAAATACGGTCGGGTTCGTCCTGAATGGGGTGTAATTTTACAACGACAGCAAAAAGATTGGGTTCCGGTTCCTGATCTGATTTATGTGTCCTACGAACGGCTACCCCAAGCGTGGAATGAAGATGAACCTTGTCCAATTGTACCAGAGTTAGTTATCGAAATTATCTCTCCTGGTCAAACCTTTGGGGAAATGACTGAGAAAGCAACCGACTATTTACTTGCTGGTGTAGACCAAGTTTGGGTGGTAGATACCAAAGCGCGATCTGTTACAGTTTTTGAGCGTGATTCTTTACCGCAAACGATTCGGAGTCATAGCTCAATTAGCGTACTACCAGGTTTTGTCTTAAATGTTGCTGATTTGTTTGATATAGTTTGAGGAGAGTCATTATCAGTGCCATCTCACATTATTCAGTAGAAATCCAAAGCAATTGAGTCTTTGTTGATACACTATTTATCTCCCCGATAGAGCAGGATAAGCTAGATCGTGCACTGTGCTTACCTTAAGGAGAAAATAGAGCCTATGAAAACGCTGGAAGAGGTCAAGCAATGGCTGAGTCAACACAAGTCGTTGTTGCAACGTTACAAAGTTCGGGAACTAGGGGTTTTCGGCTCCTAAGTAAGTGCTACGGATGACATCGTACTTATTTTCTTTATTACACTAACGCTCTATTGTCAAAGCTAGCACCGATTGTAGCCTACCTGCTCATCTTTACGTATTGTATATCCAGCCGCTTATCAGCTTTGTCATACAGCGACAAACTCAGCTTTTGTCAACACAAACTGCTCTAAGTCATGGTACTGCCCTTTCCAAAAACCATGCTGCTGCAATATACCTTGACGCTGAAAACCTAATTTTTGCAACAATTTTTGAGAGGCTACATTCGCTAACATAACCTGTGCAATAACATACTCTAGCTCTATAATTTCAAATCCGTATAGTAAGATCGCACGTAAAGCTTCACTCATCATGCCTTGCTGCCAAAACTGACTAGCTAGTTCATAGCCAACCTCGGCTGCATTTGCTTCTTGATTCCATGTGAATCCACACGAACCAATCAAACGGTTGTCTTGTTTACGCGCAATTCCCCAACGAATACCACGCCCACTTTCAAATCCTTTTGCCCGTTGCTCAATGACCGCAATTGCTTCGTCAAGATGGGTAAATGTATCAAGGTTATGAAATTGAGTAACTTGAGGATCGCAAAACACAGCAAATATTGCCTCAGCATCTTCTTGAACTGCTTGGCGAAGTAACAACCGTTTTGTTTTCAGATGGGGAAATGCGAGCATTAATAACAATCGTTAGCAGCATTTATTAAACTTTAGTAGGTGGGGCTATATCAGAGGGAGAAATATCAGGTGAAACCTCTTTATTTACCCTTCGCAGATGGGCAATGGCGAATGGCAATGGGGCTAAAGCCTCTACAGTTGCAACAATGGATTGAGATTGACGAAGATTTTACGGAGGAATTGAACTACAAAGATCAGCTTCTCAAAGAACAATATTCAGATGTTTGCGGGTGTCTTCCCGAAAGTCAAGCAGGACAACAGGAAGTATTAGAACTCATATTAGAGCATTTATTGCAGTATTTCCCCAACTATTATCAGCAGCAAGGCAATTACGTCGTTAATAAAATGACTAATCAAAAGTGGAGTTTAAGTAATTTTACCAATAATCCACTTGATTTAGCTGGACGTTTGGTACAAGAAGATTTATGTTTAATGCAACTCAAAGATAATGAATATATCTTGACAGCTGGTTCAGTTTGCTTTCCAGCACGGTGGCGCTTACGGGAAAAGTTGGGGCGTCCTTTGGTACAGATTCACGATCCAGTTCCTGGTTATGCTGAAAAGTTAGAGCAACCTGTGAATAAGTTCTTCGATCGCCTTAAACCAGAATTTCCTGAATATCGTCTGAATTGGGGTATTGTTGACTCTCCTGAGTTGTTTCTCACACAGCCGCATGGTTTTGAAACCTTTGGTGCAGATATTACTGCTGAAAACGCAGGAGAGAAGTTGTGGTTAAGAGTCGAGCGGCAAACTCTGCGGCGATTACCTAAGAGTGGCAGTATCTTATTTACAATTCGTACTTACGTGTATTCATTAAAGTTTGTTGTACGCGATCGCCAAATCGCATCGCAACTAGCCGCAGTCATTCAGCAAATTCCGCCCCAAATGCAGATTTATAAAAATATTTTGCCTATTAAGAATCCACTTTTAGCTTATTTGCAGCGAGTAGCAGCTTTTTAGGTTTTGCGAGTTCACTCCTGAGTATGATGAGTATTGTATCAAACATAGTATTAATAAGTGATATCGCAAGCTTAGATATAGAAGTAATAAATATTACTTGATAGCTGGTAATTATTAGCAATTAACTTTTCCCCAGCTTAAGATGCGATCGCATTTTCTGTAACACAGTTCATCAGGGCGATCTTATGTTCAAGTATGTTGCTGCAACCGGATTGTCGATCCTAACTATTGGAATCAGTAGCTCGGTACAAGCCGAGTATTACTGTTCCTTTAACGGTTGATTTTTCCACTGGCGCAGACACGGATATCGGCGATAGTGTGACTCCTTATATTGGTGGTGGTGTTGTTATTACAACAGGAGACAATGGACAAGTTGCTCCGATGGCAACTGTAGGTTTAGATATACCGATCGCGGATGCAGTAGGTGCAAGTATCAGTGTTGATGCTGGTTTTCTGGATACAACACAAGTGGGTGCTTCTGTGGGAGTCAGCTACTCTTTCTAAACCCCTATAACTTTCGCAAAAATTTAGCACAAGAGGAGATAAAGAAAAACTGAGCCAACCGAGTAAGCAAAGATATTCATCTTTTATTTGTCAAAACATCTGCTCGTGAATTAAATATCATAATGATTGAATCAGGCTGAAACGATGTAACAGCATTGAGTAAGCCTGAATCTTTCCGCAGAGGGATGGCTCAATAATAAACAAAGATGAACAGTTTGACATTAGATTTTTTGCATGGTGAGCTAGGACATCTGAGTGGATTCGCTCAGCAAACTATGGTTGAGGCGTTTATTCCTCACGGACACTGCTATCTTTGGAAACCAGAATTAGTAGGGCTACATATCGTCTCGGACTCACTTATTGCGCTTGCTTACTACTCAATTCCCC
This window contains:
- a CDS encoding gamma-glutamyl-gamma-aminobutyrate hydrolase family protein — its product is MIQPPIIGITTSGHAQTSSYCLPSSYAAAVKAAGGVAVLIPPSEPVASDIILQRIDGLIFSGGGDIDPAIYNGVMHPTIYNVDLERDRAEIALAQAALASDLPILGICRGLEVLAVATGGTLIPHLPDEYGEVVTHRAEELLSIQHGVDLVADSRLAQIIGTTAVDVVSWHHQAVRTVSSEWRITGWAADGVIEALEHKYHPWAIAVQWHPELSSSVDPLQHRIFQAFIAATRQAAMANCEY
- the glnT gene encoding type III glutamate--ammonia ligase, with translation MTTTLIRGKALAELAKELQLDFFLVSYTDLLGGTRAKLVPAAKITAVENDGACFAPFASNLGLGPDAHDIAAVPDPNSLIVLPWQPNVGWLASDVYLDGEPFAASPRVIFKQVLQQCENLGYSYKTGVEAEFFLLKKSEQGYKIADTQDTAVRPCYDQLNLMRQFKLISTLVGYMEELGWEPYQCDHEDANGQFEINWTYSDALTTCDRHVFFKYMVKTLAEQQGLTATFMPKPFSQLTGNGAHIHMSLWNDGQNIFADATEEMGLSNIAYEFLAGVLAHGRGLAALCSPTINSYRRIGATTTASGSTWSPRYISYGGNNRTHMIRIPEGGRFECRLVDGAANLYLALAGILAAGMEGMAKHLTAGKRLDENMFVRGLEFSDLPTLPTSLLEALQCLEKDSLLMQTLGEQAAKTFLDFKYHEWNSYNAQVTSWEVEQYVNC
- a CDS encoding helix-turn-helix domain-containing protein produces the protein MAYYEFVPAIALADDIDAFWYFPQKEIPHCHRVLPDGCIDLIFRFQRSSWGGGITNPLLTVYGPTDRFKLVNIEPCTTFIGVRFKPGIAASYLGLSAVSLFQQEVMAQECSARFVNMFDRLCECTSVKQALSIFQNAVLKLKMTTVDDVPRRVREAVKLLCANERQMQISDVASVIGVSERTLRRDIVASVGLSPKMLAQILRFQSAIALLRSKKQLSLCNIALQNGYADQSHMTREFQAFSGLSPTAFIQQ
- a CDS encoding VOC family protein; the encoded protein is MKFGYTIFYVPDVSAAVSFYEQAFGLSRRFVHESSQYAEMETGSTILAFASEEMAKSNGLTITPHRLENNAAAVEVAFITETIEEAFNQAIKAGAVAVKPIEVKPWGQTVGYVRDLNGVVVELCTPVL
- a CDS encoding Uma2 family endonuclease, which gives rise to MNRTANQLSLQEFLSLPDSDRYELVEGQLKPKMSPKYKHSTLQLQLLIALNQWCEQQKYGRVRPEWGVILQRQQKDWVPVPDLIYVSYERLPQAWNEDEPCPIVPELVIEIISPGQTFGEMTEKATDYLLAGVDQVWVVDTKARSVTVFERDSLPQTIRSHSSISVLPGFVLNVADLFDIV
- a CDS encoding GNAT family N-acetyltransferase, whose translation is MLAFPHLKTKRLLLRQAVQEDAEAIFAVFCDPQVTQFHNLDTFTHLDEAIAVIEQRAKGFESGRGIRWGIARKQDNRLIGSCGFTWNQEANAAEVGYELASQFWQQGMMSEALRAILLYGFEIIELEYVIAQVMLANVASQKLLQKLGFQRQGILQQHGFWKGQYHDLEQFVLTKAEFVAV
- a CDS encoding DUF3445 domain-containing protein codes for the protein MKPLYLPFADGQWRMAMGLKPLQLQQWIEIDEDFTEELNYKDQLLKEQYSDVCGCLPESQAGQQEVLELILEHLLQYFPNYYQQQGNYVVNKMTNQKWSLSNFTNNPLDLAGRLVQEDLCLMQLKDNEYILTAGSVCFPARWRLREKLGRPLVQIHDPVPGYAEKLEQPVNKFFDRLKPEFPEYRLNWGIVDSPELFLTQPHGFETFGADITAENAGEKLWLRVERQTLRRLPKSGSILFTIRTYVYSLKFVVRDRQIASQLAAVIQQIPPQMQIYKNILPIKNPLLAYLQRVAAF